In Solanum lycopersicum chromosome 5, SLM_r2.1, the following are encoded in one genomic region:
- the LOC101255395 gene encoding heat shock protein 90-5, chloroplastic, which yields MAPVVSRSLTSSPMASVPYSPSFVLGSGSTNRVCLKTTFLPRNNIKNGFLQSGLRWKQDKRDVGVVVRCEASAVAEKEASETSGETHEYQAEVSRLMDLIVHSLYSHKEVFLRELVSNASDALDKLRFLSLTEPSLLGDSSELEIRIKPDPDNGTVTITDTGIGMTKEELIDCLGTIAQSGTSKFLKALKENKDLGADNGLIGQFGVGFYSAFLVAQKVVVSTKSPRSDKQFVWEAEADSSSYVIREETNPENLLTRGTQITLYLRDDDKYEYCEPKKIQDLVKNYSQFVSFPIYTWQEKSRTIEVEEEEEPKEGEEKTEEEKKMTKKTKTEKYFDWELTNETKPIWMRNPKEVEKEQYQEFYKRTFNEFLDPLAHTHFTTEGEVEFRSVLYIPGMAPLNNEDVVNPKTKNIRLYVKRVFISDDFDGELFPRYLSFVKGVVDSNDLPLNVSREILQESRIVRIMRKRLVRKTFDMIQDLSESENKEDYKKFWENFGKFVKLGCIEDTGNHKRITPLLRFFSSKSEEELISLDDYVENMGENQKAIYYLATDSLQSARTAPFLEKLVQKGIEVLYLVEPIDEVAIQNLQTYKEKKFVDISKEDLELDDDDEVKDREAKQEYNLLCDWIKQQLGDKVAKVQVSKRLSSSPCVLVSGKFGWSANMERLMRAQTLGDTSTLEFMRGRRILEVNPDHPIIKDLNAACRKSPDSSDAKRAVELLFDTALISSGFTPDSPAELGGKIYEMMAMALGGRWGRFEEEETEASEETSIESDASSAEVVEPQVVEPSE from the exons ATGGCCCCTGTAGTAAGCAGGAGTTTGACTTCTTCACCTATGGCTTCAGTGCCTTACAGTCCATCTTTTGTATTGGGGAGTGGTAGTACCAATAGGGTCTGTCTTAAAACTACTTTCTTGCCTAGGAATAATATCAAGAATGGATTTTTACAATCTGGGTTGAGGTGGAAACAGGATAAAAGAGATGTTGGAGTAGTGGTTAGGTGTGAGGCTTCTGCTGTAGCTGAAAAAGAAGCTTCTGAGACATCTGGGGAGACCCATGAATATCAGGCTGAG GTCAGTCGCCTAATGGACTTGATTGTTCACAGTCTATACAGTCACAAGGAGGTTTTCTTGCGAGAGCTTGTGAG TAATGCTAGTGATGCCCTTGATAAGTTGAGATTTCTGAGTTTGACGGAGCCCTCTTTACTTGGAGATTCTAGTGAGCTAGAGATTCGCATCAAACCTGATCCAGACAATGGGACTGTTACTATAAC GGATACTGGTATTGGAATGACAAAAGAAGAGCTCATAGACTGTCTTGGGACTATTGCCCAAAGTGGTACCTCAAAATTCTTGAAGGCACTTAAG GAAAACAAAGACCTGGGAGCTGACAATGGATTGATTGGTCAATTTGGTGTTGGTTTCTATTCTGCATTTCTTGTTGCGCAAAAG GTTGTAGTTTCCACGAAGAGCCCAAGGTCAGATAAACAGTTTGTTTGGGAGGCGGAGGCTGACAGTAGCTCATATGTCATCAGAGAGGAAACTAATCCTGAAAATCTTCTAACTCGAGGAACACAAATTACACTTTATTTGAGG GATGATGACAAATACGAGTATTGTGAGCCGAAGAAGATCCAAGATTTGGTGAAGAATTATTCACAGTTTGTATCTTTTCCAATTTACACGTGGCAGGAGAAATCAAGAACAATTGAG gtagaggaagaagaagaaccaaaggaaggagaagaaaaaacaGAG GAAGAGAAGAAAATGACAAAGAAGACCAAAACTGAGAAGTACTTTGATTGGGAGTTGACAAATGAGACAAAACCTATCTGG ATGCGGAATCCAAAAGAAGTTGAGAAAGAACAGTATCAAGAATTCTACAAGAGAACTTTTAATGAGTTCTTGGATCCACTTGCCCACACTCACTTCACTACAGAG GGTGAGGTGGAGTTTAGAAGTGTCTTGTATATACCTGGAATGGCTCCTCTTAACAATGAAGATGTCGTAAATCCCAAGACAAAGAACATACGTTTGTATGTGAAACGTGTCTTTATTTCTGATGATTTTGATGGGGAGTTG TTTCCGAGGTACCTGAGCTTTGTTAAAGGAGTGGTGGACTCAAATGACCTTCCTCTTAATGTTTCACGAGAAATCCTGCAGGAGAGCCGAATT GTTCGGATAATGAGAAAGAGACTAGTGAGAAAAACATTCGACATGATTCAGGATCTCTCTGAGAGTGAGAACAAGGAG GATTACAAAAAATTCTGGGAGAACTTCggaaaatttgttaagttgggaTGTATTGAAGACACTGGTAATCACAAGCGGATAACCCCATTACTGAGATTCTTTTCTTCCAAAAGTGAAGAAGAATTGATAAGCTTAGATGACTATGTTGAGAACATGGGCGAAAATCAGAAAGCCATTTACTATTTGGCCACTGATAGCTTACAGAGTGCCAGGACTGCTCCTTTCTTGGAGAAGTTGGTCCAGAAGGGTATTGAG GTGTTGTACCTCGTTGAACCAATAGATGAGGTGGCTATCCAGAATTTACAAACATACAAGGAAAAGAAGTTTGTTGACATTAGCAAAGAGGACCTGGAGCTTG atgatgatgatgaggtgAAAGACAGGGAAGCCAAGCAAGAGTACAATCTTCTATGTGATTGGATAAAACAACAGTTGGGTGATAAGGTGGCAAAAGTACAAGTTTCAAAGCGTTTAAGCTCATCACCATGTGTGCTTGTATCTGGAAAGTTCGGTTGGTCAGCCAACATGGAAAG ATTGATGAGAGCACAAACCTTGGGAGACACTTCAACCCTGGAATTTATGAGAGGGAGAAGAATATTGGAGGttaatcccgatcatccaatcATCAAAGACCTAAAT GCTGCATGCAGAAAATCACCCGATAGTTCTGACGCCAAGCGGGCTGTGGAACTGTTGTTTGACACCGCATTGATCTCCAGTGGATTTACT CCTGATAGTCCCGCTGAGTTGGGTGGCAAGATCTACGAGATGATGGCAATGGCTCTTGGAGGAAGATGGGGACGATTCGAGGAAGAAGAGACAGAGGCATCAGAAGAAACATCAATTGAGTCAGATGCAAGCTCTGCTGAAGTGGTAGAGCCACAAGTCGTCGAGCCATCTGAGTAA
- the LOC101255691 gene encoding uncharacterized protein gives MGGVSSTIASKLAFFPPEASYQVDIDEQTQKLKLLGVSQSEKGEVSIVQTKKGHYIFSVFVRNKGATMTLLYSHGNAADIGQMFQFFVELSDRLRVNVMGYDYAGYGRSNGEPSEQNTYADIEAVYKCLKEIYEVKEEDVILYGQSIGSGPTLELATKLPQIRGVILQSAILSGLRVMYRIKYSLWLDIYKNIDKIPNVSCPVLVIHGTEDDIVDISHGKKLWELSKMKYEPLWVKGGNHCDLQVFPQFFTHLKKFIISLERQSDYCQTVEESIINLDYTLDITNEIKCRPSIEEIEKSSRISTEQKDQIIPIRPSTDSKLKPRISFDKREKPRRSMDYFGKSRSSTDQSERGRNSIDRFGDMMRSVAMCNIDCLKQTLAEED, from the exons atgggtggTGTATCATCAACAATTGCATCAAAATTAGCCTTTTTTCCACCAGAAGCATCATATCAAGTTGATATAGAtgaacaaacacaaaaattgaaacttttagGTGTGTCTCAAAGTGAAAAAGGTGAAGTTTCAATTGTACAAACAAAGAagggtcattacattttttcAGTTTTTGTTAGGAACAAAGGTGCAACAATGACACTTCTTTATTCACATGGAAATGCTGCTGATATAGGCCAAATGTTTCAATTTTTCGTTGAACTAAGCGATCGATTACGCGTAAATGTCATGGG ATATGATTATGCTGGATATGGAAGGTCTAATGGAGAA CCAAGTGAGCAGAACACATATGCTGATATAGAAGCTGTTTACAAATGTCTAAAAGAGATTTATGAAGTGAAAGAAGAAGACGTTATATTATATGGACAATCAATTGGAAGTGGTCCAACTCTTGAATTAGCAACAAAATTACCTCAAATTAGAGGTGTAATTCTGCAAAGTGCAATACTTTCCGGGCTTCGAGTTATGTATCGTATAAAGTATTCTCTCTGGCTTGATATTTACAAG AACATTGATAAAATCCCAAATGTTAGCTGTCCCGTTCTTGTGATTCAT GGTACAGAAGATGACATAGTTGATATTTCACATGGTAAAAAGCTTTGGGAGCTGAGTAAAATGAAGTATGAACCTTTATGGGTAAAAGGAGGAAATCATTGTGACTTGCAAGTTTTTCCTCAGTTTTTTACTCATCTCAAGAAGTTCATAATTTCATTGGAAAGACAGTCAGATTATTGCCAAACTGTTGAGGAGAGTATAATAAACTTAGATTATACTCTTGATATTACGAACGAAATCAAGTGTAGACCAAGTATTGAAGAGATTGAGAAGTCGTCGAGAATCAGTACTGAACAAAAAGATCAGATCATTCCAATAAGGCCTAGCACAGACAGCAAATTGAAGCCAAGAATTAGTTTTGACAAGAGGGAAAAACCAAGAAGAAGTATGGATTACTTTGGGAAATCAAGAAGTAGCACTGATCAATCTGAGAGAGGGCGGAACAGCATTGACCG ATTTGGAGACATGATGAGATCAGTAGCAATGTGCAATATTGACTGTTTAAAACAGACACTAGCAGAGGAGGACTAA